Proteins co-encoded in one Rhodococcus sp. PAMC28707 genomic window:
- a CDS encoding 50S ribosomal protein L25/general stress protein Ctc: protein MSNEANNLKAIVRTEFGKGAARRARRDGLVPAVLYGHGTDPQHLALDSRAFAKVLRNHGTNAVLTLDIDGAEQVALTKYIVVHPIRRSIEHADLLVLKKGERVSVEVNVLIEGDAAAGTLVYTDSTVIEIDADALSIPESITVSVEGLEAGTQILAGAVTLPENVTLVSDVEMLLVNVVEAPSEEDLEAEGEGTEPTGEAAEGAAEESSEESES from the coding sequence ATGTCGAACGAAGCTAACAATCTCAAGGCGATCGTCCGCACCGAATTCGGCAAGGGTGCCGCGCGCCGTGCACGTCGCGACGGCCTCGTTCCTGCGGTTCTGTACGGACACGGAACCGACCCGCAGCACCTTGCACTCGATTCGCGGGCCTTCGCCAAAGTTCTCCGTAACCACGGCACCAACGCCGTGCTGACGCTCGACATCGACGGCGCAGAGCAGGTCGCGCTCACCAAGTACATCGTCGTGCACCCGATCCGCCGCAGCATCGAGCACGCCGACCTGCTCGTCCTCAAGAAGGGCGAGCGTGTCTCCGTGGAGGTCAACGTCCTGATCGAGGGCGACGCCGCTGCAGGCACCCTGGTCTACACCGACTCGACCGTCATCGAAATCGACGCGGACGCACTGTCGATCCCCGAGTCGATCACTGTCTCGGTCGAGGGTCTCGAAGCCGGAACTCAGATCCTCGCAGGCGCGGTCACGCTGCCTGAGAACGTCACCCTGGTGTCTGACGTCGAAATGCTGCTCGTCAATGTCGTCGAGGCTCCGTCCGAGGAGGACCTCGAGGCCGAAGGCGAAGGCACCGAGCCGACCGGCGAGGCCGCTGAGGGAGCAGCCGAGGAAAGCTCGGAAGAGTCCGAGAGCTGA
- the pth gene encoding aminoacyl-tRNA hydrolase has protein sequence MNVEPALIVGLGNPGPQYEATRHNVGFMVADVLAARIGAKFSSHKKSNSEVIQARLSDRPVVVAKPRTFMNLSGQPVAALARFFSVDPGNIVIVHDELDIEFGSIRLKLGGGEGGHNGLRSISQQLDTKDYLRTRVGVGRPPGRMDAAAYVLKPFSAAERKDLGVICEEAADAAELLLRVGLEAAQNQVHPR, from the coding sequence GTGAATGTAGAGCCAGCCCTGATCGTCGGACTCGGGAACCCCGGACCTCAGTACGAGGCGACGCGGCACAACGTAGGTTTCATGGTCGCCGACGTGTTGGCCGCTCGAATCGGTGCAAAGTTCTCTTCTCACAAGAAGTCCAATTCCGAGGTGATTCAGGCGCGACTGAGCGATCGCCCGGTGGTGGTGGCCAAGCCGCGCACATTCATGAACCTCTCGGGCCAACCGGTGGCCGCACTTGCCCGATTCTTTTCCGTAGATCCGGGCAACATCGTGATCGTGCACGACGAACTGGATATCGAGTTCGGATCGATTCGCCTCAAGCTCGGCGGCGGCGAGGGCGGACACAACGGCCTGCGCTCGATTTCACAGCAGCTGGACACCAAGGACTATTTGCGCACGCGCGTCGGGGTCGGCCGACCGCCGGGTCGAATGGATGCTGCCGCGTACGTCCTGAAGCCGTTCTCCGCAGCCGAACGCAAAGATCTCGGCGTGATATGCGAGGAAGCTGCCGATGCGGCGGAACTGCTTCTACGCGTCGGGCTCGAAGCTGCGCAGAACCAGGTTCATCCGCGCTGA